The sequence GCTCGCCGTCGGGCGTGCTGGAGGTGCGCGGGGCTTCGACGCACAACCTCCAGGACGTCGACGTCGACATCCCGCTCGGCGTGCTGGTCGTGGTGACCGGGGTGGCCGGCTCGGGCAAGAGCTCGCTGATCCACGGCTCGGTGTCCGGCGGCGAAGGCGTGGTGACGGTCGACCAGGCCGGCATCCGCGGTTCGCGCCGCAGCAACCCGGCCACCTACACCGGGTTGCTGGAGCCGATCCGCAAGGCGTTCGCCAAGGCCAACGGCGTGAAGCCGGCGCTGTTCAGCGCCAACTCCGAAGGCGCCTGCCCCAACTGCAACGGCGCCGGCGTCGTCTACACCGACCTCGGCATCATGGCCGGCACCGCCACCCCGTGCGAAGTGTGCGACGGCAAACGGTTCTCGGCCGAGGTGCTGGAATACACGTTCGGCGGCCGCGACATCAGCGAGGTCCTCGGGATGTCGGTCGCCGAAGCGCTGGAGTTCTTCGCCGACGGCGACGCGAAAACCCCGGCGGCGCACAAGATCCTGACCCACCTGTCCGACGTCGGCCTCGGCTACCTGACGCTGGGCCAGCCCTTGACGACGCTCTCCGGCGGCGAGCGCCAGCGCATCAAGCTGGCGACGCACATGGCGGAGCAGGGCGGGGTGTACGTCCTCGACGAGCCGACGGCGGGCCTGCACCTGGCCGACGTCGAGCAGCTGCTGGGCCTGCTGGACCGGCTGGTGGACTCGGGCAAGTCGGTGATCGTGATCGAGCACCACCAGGCGGTGATGGCCCACGCGGACTGGATCATCGACCTCGGCCCGGGCGCGGGCCACGACGGCGGGAAGGTCGTGTTCGAGGGCACGCCGGCGCAGCTGGTGAAGGCGCGGAAGAAGACCCTGACGGGCCGGCACCTGGCGGAGTACATCGCCTGACCGAAGCGCCCCAATGAGGTTTTCTCAGTAGCGTCCGTGGTGTTCGTGGTGGGTGAGGACGAGGGCTGCTTGGACGATGGTGCCGATGCGGTGTGGGCAGAGGCTGATGCGGTGTAGGGCTGACCAGCGGGTTTTGAGGATGGCCATGGCGCGTTCGCCGAGGGCGCGGGCTCGGGATTGCAGCTGGTTGTAGACCCGTTGGCGGAGGTGGAGGGGTGGTTGGCCGGCGGCTTTCTTGACCGGGGTGTAGATGCCGATGCCGGCGGAGTGGTAGGCCTTGTCGGCCAGGGTGGGCAGGCCGTGGGCTGCGGCGGCGGTTAACGCGCCGATGATGTCGAGGTCGCGGGCGGCGGAGAGGTCGTTGCGGGAGCCGGGCAGCACCGGGGAGACCCACAGCGGGAATCCGTCGGCGCTGGCCAGGAACTGGATGTTTCCGCCGAAGGCTCGGTGTTTGCCCGAGTACCACAGGTGCACGGTCCGGCCGCGGTTCTTGCCTTTGGTTTTGGTCGTGGTCGCCGCGACCCGGTCGCAGGAGATGAGGCTGCCGTCGAGGATCACGTGGGTGTCACCCCGGGCGCGGCGGTCGGCCAGGACTTGGTGCAGGTCCGGGGCTTGGGCGGCGAGGGCGGTGATGGCTTCGTGCAGGTAGCGGTAGGCGGTGGCGGTGCTGATGTGGTGGTCGGTGGCCAGCCGGTGCACGGGGGTGGCGTCGCGGAACCAGCGCAGCGCCAGGACCGCGTGCCGGTAGGGGGTCAGGGCGCGCCGGCCGCGGCGGGTGCCGCGCCGCAGCCGCTCGGTCTGCAGGACACGGGCAACGAACCAGACCAGCTCGCGCGCCACGTCGAGGGTGGCGCCATAATTGATCACGTGGGGCCTCTGGAACCTCGGACTTGATCTTCGCAAATCCAGTCCTACCAGGGGCCCCACGCCTATTCGCGGAACCACACCGCTACTGAGAAAACCTCAATGTGGCGTTCGGTGCGTCCAGCGCACCCAATGTGGCGTTCGGTGCGTTGGACGCAACCAACGCCACATTGGGGCGCTCGTATACCAGCGCGGCCGGTAGGGCTGGCCCCCCGAAACTGCCGGAGGCGCGCAGGATTCCGCCGTGGGCCCGCGCCGCGAAGACTCAGCCGGGTGACCACCACAGAGAACCACGTCGGCAGCGACTTCGCCCGGCTGAGCCGCCGCATCTCCGCCGCCGGGCTGATGGCGCGCCGTCCCGGGTACTACGCCGCCCGGATCACCGTCGTCGCCGGGCTCTTCGCCGCCGGGTGGGTGGCCTTCGCGCTGCTCGGGAACTCCTGGTGGCAGCTGGGTATCGCCGTCTTCCAGGCCTTCATGTTCGGGCAGATCGCGCTGCTGTCCCACGACCTCGCGCACAAGCAGGTGTTCCGGCGCCGCCGTCCCACCGAGGTCGCCGGGCTGCTCGCCGGGAACCTCGGGGTCGGGATGAGCTACGGCTGGTGGATGGACAAGCACACCCACCACCACGCCAACCCGAACCACGAGGAGCTCGACCCCGACGTCGACCCGGACATCCTGGTGTGGTCGAAGGACCAGGCGCGCGC is a genomic window of Amycolatopsis lexingtonensis containing:
- a CDS encoding transposase family protein, producing MINYGATLDVARELVWFVARVLQTERLRRGTRRGRRALTPYRHAVLALRWFRDATPVHRLATDHHISTATAYRYLHEAITALAAQAPDLHQVLADRRARGDTHVILDGSLISCDRVAATTTKTKGKNRGRTVHLWYSGKHRAFGGNIQFLASADGFPLWVSPVLPGSRNDLSAARDLDIIGALTAAAAHGLPTLADKAYHSAGIGIYTPVKKAAGQPPLHLRQRVYNQLQSRARALGERAMAILKTRWSALHRISLCPHRIGTIVQAALVLTHHEHHGRY